One genomic segment of Mobula hypostoma chromosome 2, sMobHyp1.1, whole genome shotgun sequence includes these proteins:
- the LOC134360122 gene encoding dynein light chain roadblock-type 2-like produces the protein MAEVEETLKRIQNQKGVLGIIIVNVEGIPIRSTMDNATTAQYAGLIHQLSMKARSTIRDIDAQNDLTFLRIRSKKHEIMVAPDKEYLLIVIQNPSE, from the exons ATG GCGGAGGTTGAAGAAACACTCAAGAGAATCCAGAACCAGAAGGGTGTTCTAGGAATTATTATTGTCAATGTAGAAG GTATCCCAATCCGGTCGACCATGGACAACGCAACCACGGCTCAGTACGCAGGGCTTATCCACCAGCTGTCCATGAAAGCCAGGAGCACCATCCGGGACATCGATGCCCAGAATGACCTCACCTTCCTCAGGATCCGGAGCAAGAAACACGAGATTATGGTTGCACCCG ACAAGGAGTATTTATTAATTGTCATCCAGAATCCCAGTGAGTGA